The following proteins are co-located in the Methanomassiliicoccales archaeon genome:
- a CDS encoding glutaredoxin family protein, translating into MLRSKGKANNVNIVKVPGENTKHKVIVYALSTCVWCKHVKNFLKQHKVEYEYVDVDLCGKEDREKIKKEISKKGGSFSFPTIIVDDKVLIEGFREDKLKDVLGL; encoded by the coding sequence ATGCTCCGTAGTAAGGGCAAGGCGAACAATGTGAACATTGTTAAGGTACCTGGTGAAAACACGAAGCACAAGGTCATCGTCTACGCGCTGAGCACCTGTGTGTGGTGCAAGCATGTGAAGAATTTTTTGAAACAGCACAAAGTCGAATACGAGTACGTCGACGTTGACCTTTGCGGTAAAGAGGATAGAGAGAAAATAAAGAAGGAGATCTCAAAGAAGGGTGGGAGCTTTTCTTTTCCGACGATAATCGTCGATGACAAGGTCTTGATTGAGGGTTTCCGTGAAGATAAGCTCAAGGATGTATTGGGATTATGA
- a CDS encoding DUF3795 domain-containing protein codes for MVIVGACGRACEKCPFYGDDCEGCFEEMKNSSRYHCKVYDCVISRRLETCLECGEVDVCTLVREHQALCPLIVLKATRRRYSRETGAWSLAH; via the coding sequence ATGGTTATCGTCGGGGCGTGCGGAAGGGCTTGCGAGAAATGTCCTTTTTATGGGGATGACTGCGAGGGTTGCTTTGAAGAGATGAAGAATTCTTCCCGATATCACTGTAAGGTGTACGATTGCGTGATCTCGAGGAGATTGGAGACCTGCCTTGAATGCGGCGAAGTTGATGTCTGCACGCTTGTGCGTGAGCACCAGGCACTTTGCCCACTAATAGTCCTCAAGGCGACGCGGCGTCGATACAGTCGCGAGACGGGAGCATGGAGTTTAGCGCACTGA
- a CDS encoding ferredoxin-thioredoxin reductase catalytic domain-containing protein, translated as MITLKEVRRRAEADAKSSGCYLNPDSEFLESLLEGLRRNEERYGYPSCPCRLASGDFELDRDIICPCDYRDADVVDFGTCYCGLYVSKDVHEGRQPFKPIPERRPPEKQLLAFESGGEPTEGPKDRREGQIDQKENVERVAQVRRTLWYCKQCGYVAYREDPPHVCPICKAKKEMFEKMGLFRSFFAELESSNINANFERER; from the coding sequence ATGATAACACTAAAAGAAGTCCGGCGTAGGGCTGAAGCTGACGCAAAGTCGAGCGGTTGCTATCTGAATCCAGACTCAGAGTTCCTAGAGAGCTTGCTTGAGGGGCTGAGAAGGAATGAGGAGCGCTACGGCTATCCTTCGTGCCCCTGTCGTTTAGCTTCTGGGGATTTCGAACTTGATAGGGACATAATATGCCCTTGCGATTACCGTGACGCGGATGTGGTGGATTTTGGGACATGTTACTGCGGGTTGTATGTGAGTAAGGACGTGCACGAAGGAAGACAACCGTTTAAGCCCATCCCCGAGCGGAGACCACCAGAAAAACAATTGCTTGCCTTCGAATCTGGGGGAGAGCCCACCGAGGGACCGAAAGACCGTCGTGAAGGACAAATTGATCAAAAAGAAAATGTAGAGAGGGTAGCCCAGGTAAGAAGGACACTGTGGTACTGTAAACAATGTGGCTATGTGGCATACAGGGAAGATCCTCCTCACGTCTGCCCGATCTGTAAGGCAAAAAAGGAAATGTTTGAGAAAATGGGACTTTTCCGATCTTTTTTCGCTGAACTGGAGTCTTCAAATATCAATGCAAACTTTGAACGCGAAAGATGA